tttggggtccccccagggtttggggggggggagggggaacCCCAAATGTTGGGGTCAATAAAGGGTTAAACCCAAgttctgctgccagggctggttttgttttttgggtcattttggggtgaatttaacggcgatttttggggtgatttcaggGTCATTTTTGTGTGActttggggtaattttggggtgaatttgagGGCGATTTTggggggtgattttggggtgatttttgtgAGATTTTGAggtaattttggggtgattttggggtaattttggggtgaattaaAGGACGATTTTTGGGGTAactttggggtgatttttgtgtaaatttggggtaattttgaGGTGAATTTATGAGCAATTTCTGGGATGATTTCgaggtgatttttggggggatttggaggCAATTtcggggtgattttggggtgaatttaaGGGCGATTTTGGGATAATTTGGAGGTGAATTTAaggtgatttttggggggattcaAGGTGACttttgggtacttttgaggTGAATTTAATAGCgatttttggggtaaattcggggtgatttttggggtaatttggGGTGAATTTAAGGGTGATTTTTGGGTAATTTCGGGGAGATTTTGGGATAATTTGGGGAACATTTTGGGAGAGATTTaagagtgtttttttttttaaatattgaaagAACCAAAACGAGGCCGAGCCCGAAAATGTCAAAGCTGCTTTTATTAAACCCatataaaaacaacccaaaccccccggaattaaaaaaaaaactaaaacaaaccccaaaaacccccaaattccccccaaatccctcccaggaccccccaaaaccagtgggggagggggggagTGATTATCTCTGCAGGGGGGGGACCCCAGAAATGGGGGAGTCCCCCCGGAATTGGGGCGGGGGTGAGGCTGGGGGTCCCCCtgcattttggggggatttcccCAGTTTGGGGTCATTTCTTCTGGGGGGTGTTGAGTTTCTGCATCCCCCGAATTTTCTCCAGGAGATCCCCCACGAACGCctggggggggaggggaaagggggggtcagggggaccccaaaatccttgGGGGGTCCCTGAAATTCCCCAGGATAAAATCCACCCCCGaaattgccccaaaattccccgAAAATTCCCTGAAAATCCCTTGGAAAAATCCCCTGAAACCTCCCCGAATtccctcccaaaaatccccaaaattccccccaaaaacccaccccaaaatcttaaaatcccccctaaaaatcccccaaaattcccccaaatcccccccaaaacgAGACCCCCCCAACCCAAAAAAGGgacccaaaatgccccaaaatgacccaaaatttcctaaaatgcccccaaaattcctccatcatgtcccaaaaatccctaaaattccccaaaatcccccaaaattccctgaaatccccccaaaatctccccaaaaatcccctcaaatccccccaaaatccccagatctcccccaaaatccccccaaattctgTAAATTCCCCAGAattccccaaagccccccccaaatctccccaaatccccccaaattccccccaaccCCCCGCCCCCTCACCTCGGTGGGTTTGTAACAGTCAACGAGGATCTcctggggggaggggaggatttggggggtcaggatttgggggccccccaaaatttggggtcCCTGAAACCCCCCCGGGCCCCTCCCCCACAGCCACGCCcagaatttggggggatttggggcattttaggggattttttggggggattttgggcattttggggggaatttgggcattttggggggaatttggggattttttgggcagattttggggagattttggggattttttgggaggatttggggctgttcctgggagggaccccaagggattttggggttcatttttggggggatttttgggggatttggggacagatTTTGCAGGGGGTTGGtgctgatttttggggttgttttggggatatttgggatgattttggggaggttttgggggtgattttAGGGCAatatttggggtgatttggggtggTTTCAGTGGTGGTGGGGTTATTTCAGGtgattttgggtggttttgggatgattttggggTTATTCCAGGTGGTTTCGGGGTTCTTTAGGGTGATTTTGGGTCCTTTTGCCTGATTTTGACGATGATTTTGGGTGGTTTCGGGTGGTTTCAGTGGTTTTCGGGTGGTTTccggtggttttgggggttatTTCACGTGGTTTCAGGTgggttttgaaattattttggggttatttcgggtgggtttggggtggtttggggtggtttcAGGTGGTTTTCAGTGATTTTAGGATGATTCTGGGGTgattttggctgattttggcACTTTCAGGGTAGTTTAGAGGTGGTTTCAGGTGATTTTTGGATGATTTTTTGGCTATTTTTGGCCATTTCAGGATGATTTTATGATTATTTTGGCCGtttttggctggtttgggtggcTTCAGTGGTTTTGGGGATccttttggggcagttttgggatgattttgtccgttttctcccatttttgtccatttcttccccattttttcccatttctctccattttatgcccatttttcctcatttttggttgcttttgCCCATTTCAGTCCATATTGTACCTGttttttgtcagttttttccccatttttgcccatttctgtcagttttttgcccatttttggttgcttttgCCCATCTCTGTCCATGTTGTGCCTTATTTTTGTCCATTTCTTCCCCATTTTTGTccgttttttttcccatttctatccattttttgtccatttctgtctgttttttgcccatttttgtccgttttttccccatttttgcccatttttgtCCATTTTTTGTCCATTCCtgtccattttttcccatttttccccatttttgtccattttttcccattttttctcattcctgtcaatttttgcccatttttgtccgttttttccccatttttgcccatttttgtCCATTTTTTGTCCATTCCtgtccattttttcccatttttccccatttttgtccattttttcccattttttctcattcctgtcaatttttgcccatttttgtccgttttttccccatttttttccatttctgtccATTTTTTGTCCATTTCTGTCCGTTTTTCCCCGTTTCTCTGCCTGTTTTTCCCTGGGGTTTTGCCCATTTTTGTCAGTTTTTTCCCCACCGTTGCCcgtttttttcccgtttttgcccgtttttgtttgttttttgtctgttttttgcCCGTTTTTGCCGTTTTTCCCCGTGCCCACCTGCACgcggggcgctgcgggcgcCGTCGCTCTCCATGTCCAGCAGCTCGTCCACGTCGATCTCCAGCTCGGGGgatctcctcctcctgccgccCCGATGGGGACCCCGAATCAGGGCAGGGACCCCAAAAGGACCCCAAAGGGGGGGAGGGGTCCCTGCAGAGGGGattggggggcttggggggctcaggggcccCGGGGAGGGGGTTGGGATtgatttggggtgaatttgggcgattttggggctgatttttgaggtgattttgggaCAGTTTGGAAGTGATTTTGGGaatggttttggggtgaatttgggtggttttgggatgATTTTCAGGCGTTTTTGAGATGGTTTTGGGGACAgttttgaggtgattttggggtgaattttgagGTGATTTAGGGACAAGTTTGAGGTGACTTTGGGAATGGTTTTGAGgtgattttgagaaggttttggggtgaattttggggtgatttagGAACAGTTCCAGCTGATTCTTGAGAtggttttgggggtggttttgaggtgattttggggtgaattttgaagtgattttggggctgatttttggGGGTGACTTAGGAACAGTTTCAGGTGattttgaggaggttttgtgGTGACTTTTGGGCCATTCTCGCCGTTGCTTTGGGACGATTTTGGGgtcctgttcccattcccagccccattcccattcccgttcctgtccctgtgtcccgttcctgttcccattcccggTTCCaattcccattcctgttcccgttcccgttccccgccgtgtcccgccTGTCCCCATTCCCCGTTCCCGTCCCCAGTTCCCATTCCCGGTTCCTCAGTtcccatgtccccatccccgCTCCCGGTTCCCCATTCCCGATCCCATttccattcccagttcccattccccatcccctgtGTCCTGGTTCCCcgtttcccattcccattcccgttcccgttccggTTCCCATCCCCGGTTCCCCATTCCCCGTTTCCCGgtccccgttcccattcccgtcCCCATTCCCGTATCCCCGTATCCCGGCTCCCCAGTCCCCGGTTCCCATTCCCGATCGCTGTTCCCCATTCCCGGTCTCCGTTCCCATCCCCGCTCCCGGTTCCCGCTCCCGTTCCCGGTTCCCGGTTCCCCGGTTCCCCATCCCCagttcccgttcccattcccgttcccattcccattcccgttcccgttcccgtccCCGTTCCCGGTTCCCGGTTCCCCGGTTCCCCATCCCCGgttcctgttcccattcccattcccgttcccgttcccggttCCCCGCTCCCATTCCCCGCTCCCATTCCCcggttcccgttcccgttcccgctCCCGTTCCCGGTTCCCGGTTCCCCATCCCcggttcccgttcccattcccgttcccattcccgttcccgttcccggttCCCATTCCCCggttcccattcccgttcccgcTCCCGTTCCCGGTTCCCGGTTCCCCATTCCCCGGTTCCCGTTCCCGCTGCCGgttcccggtgccggtgccggtacCCGGCAGTCGTAGAGCGCGGTCAGCTGCGCCAGGATCCACTCCTCGAGGTGCAGCCGCTTGCGGAGCTCCCTGCGGTCGTAGCGCACCGTGACCttcccgcggccccgccccgggccctcctccgccgccgccgccgccgccgccgcgggggcGAAGCAGACGCGGGGcccgggggccgggcccggaCCCGCACCCGGCACCGGacccggcaccggcaccgggggCCCGGGGCCGCCGCGCGGCTCCGCCATGCCGCGACCGCCGACCGGAAGCGGCCACGCCCCCGTAACGGGGCCACGCCCCCTCCCGGCGGCGGGGCCACGCCCACCCCCGCCGCTTCCGCCGCCTTTGTGTGGCGGCCACGCCCCCTTTGGAGCCGCTCCCGGTTGTTGGCCACGCCCCCTTTGGAGCCGCTGCCGGTTGTTGGCCACGCCCCCTTTGGAGCCGCTCCCGGCTGGTTGGCCACGCCCCCCGTGGGTTATCGCTAAACCACGCCCCCCCCGTGGACACGCCTATTTCCGGTTCGGCTGACGGCCAGCGGTCACGCCCCCATGGGACACACCCAGTTAGACCACGCCCCTTCGCGGTTAATATTCACGCTCGGGCCACGCCCCTCTCCTTGGCCACGCCCCCGTCCCGGGCAGCGATGGCGGCGCCGTTGCCGGGGCGGAGCCGGGATCGGAACCGGGATTGGAGCCGGGTTCGAGTCCGGGTCCGGGCTCCGGTCCGGGTCCGGGTCCGGGATT
The Passer domesticus isolate bPasDom1 chromosome 37, bPasDom1.hap1, whole genome shotgun sequence genome window above contains:
- the PPP1R14B gene encoding LOW QUALITY PROTEIN: protein phosphatase 1 regulatory subunit 14B (The sequence of the model RefSeq protein was modified relative to this genomic sequence to represent the inferred CDS: deleted 1 base in 1 codon) produces the protein MAEPRGGPGPPVPVPGPVPGAGPGPAPGPRVCFAPAAAAAAAAEEGPGRGRGKVTVRYDRRELRKRLHLEEWILAQLTALYDCREEEIPELEIDVDELLDMESDGARSAPREILVDCYKPTEAFVGDLLEKIRGMQKLNTPQKK